A region of Rhodanobacteraceae bacterium DNA encodes the following proteins:
- a CDS encoding Cysteine synthase, with protein MSLHASILDTIGGTPIVKLHRVAPAHVTLHAKVESFNPGGSVKDRLAIAVILDAEQRGALKPGQTVIEATSGNTGVALAMVCAARGYPFVAVMSETFSIERRKLMRAYDAKVILTPAAERGTGMVRIAEELAAKHGWFLARQFENEANPAWHRSTTGPEILRDFAGKRLDYFVSGWGTGGTLTGAGEVLKLARPGIKVIATEPANASLLAGGEWHPHKIQGWTPDFLPKVLSRTIADQIIPIDEVLARDTARRLAQQEGIFCGISSGATVAAALEVAKQAPQGSVLLAMLPDTGERYLSTFLFEGVNDGSDDL; from the coding sequence ATGTCCCTGCACGCAAGCATCCTCGACACCATCGGCGGCACGCCGATCGTCAAGTTGCACCGCGTTGCGCCCGCGCACGTCACCTTGCACGCGAAGGTGGAATCATTCAACCCCGGCGGTTCGGTCAAGGATCGCCTCGCGATCGCGGTGATCCTGGATGCCGAACAGCGCGGCGCGCTGAAACCCGGCCAGACCGTGATCGAGGCGACCTCCGGCAACACCGGCGTGGCACTGGCGATGGTGTGCGCCGCGCGCGGCTATCCGTTCGTCGCGGTGATGTCGGAAACCTTCTCGATCGAACGCCGCAAGCTGATGCGCGCGTACGACGCCAAGGTGATCCTGACGCCGGCGGCCGAGCGCGGCACCGGCATGGTGCGCATCGCCGAGGAACTTGCGGCCAAACACGGCTGGTTCCTGGCGCGCCAGTTCGAGAACGAAGCCAATCCGGCCTGGCATCGCAGCACCACCGGACCGGAAATCCTGCGCGACTTCGCCGGCAAGCGGCTGGATTATTTCGTCAGCGGCTGGGGCACCGGCGGCACGCTCACCGGCGCGGGCGAGGTGCTGAAGCTCGCGCGGCCAGGCATCAAGGTGATCGCGACCGAACCCGCGAACGCGTCCCTGCTCGCCGGCGGCGAATGGCACCCGCACAAGATCCAGGGCTGGACGCCGGATTTCCTGCCGAAGGTGTTGAGCCGCACCATCGCCGACCAGATCATCCCGATCGACGAAGTGCTGGCGCGCGACACCGCGCGGCGTCTTGCGCAACAGGAAGGCATCTTCTGCGGCATCTCCTCTGGCGCCACCGTCGCCGCCGCGCTGGAAGTCGCGAAGCAGGCGCCGCAGGGCTCCGTGCTGCTCGCGATGCTGCCCGACACCGGCGAGCGCTATCTCTCGACGTTCCTGTTCGAGGGCGTCAATGATGGATCGGATGATTTGTAG
- a CDS encoding 3-oxoacyl-[acyl-carrier-protein] synthase, KASII: MSSHRRVVITGVGAICAPGHDARTVWAGMREGKSAIAPLAGFENEDMRVKVAAQVSGYDPAQHFDPKKLILLDRVSQFALIAAREAVKQSGLDFSHGELRQRSACVVGTGTGGEETNDEGSRRLYGEHNPRLHPLSIVRRMMSAPASQVSIEFGITGPSFAVSSACASSNHAFAQAFALVRSGVADVALAGGTEACLTLGVLRAWEAMRVLADDTCRPFCRQRRGLVLGEGAGMVVLEDFEHARARGAEILAEFAGAGMSADAGDIVLPSADGAAQAMRAALADAQLDAEDIDYINAHGTATPANDPTETKAIHKVFGEHAQHLAVSSTKSVHGHALGAAGALEIVAAIGALRDQVIPPTANFLDPDPECDLDYVPNTAREAPVRAVLSNAFAFGGLNAVVALKRAP, from the coding sequence ATGAGCAGCCACCGTCGTGTCGTCATCACCGGAGTCGGGGCGATCTGCGCGCCGGGCCACGATGCGCGCACGGTCTGGGCCGGGATGCGCGAAGGCAAGAGCGCGATCGCGCCGCTCGCGGGATTCGAAAACGAGGACATGCGGGTCAAGGTCGCGGCGCAGGTGAGCGGCTACGATCCGGCGCAGCATTTCGATCCGAAGAAACTGATCCTCCTCGACCGCGTCTCGCAATTCGCGCTGATCGCCGCGCGCGAGGCGGTCAAGCAGTCCGGCCTCGATTTTTCGCACGGCGAACTGCGCCAGCGCAGCGCCTGCGTGGTCGGCACCGGCACCGGCGGCGAGGAAACCAACGACGAGGGTTCGCGCCGGCTCTACGGCGAGCACAATCCGCGCCTGCATCCGTTGTCGATCGTGCGCCGGATGATGAGCGCGCCGGCTTCGCAGGTGTCGATCGAGTTCGGCATCACCGGGCCGAGTTTCGCGGTGTCCAGCGCGTGCGCCTCGTCCAACCATGCGTTCGCGCAGGCGTTCGCGTTGGTCCGTTCCGGCGTGGCCGACGTCGCGCTGGCGGGCGGCACCGAAGCCTGCCTCACGCTGGGCGTGCTGCGCGCCTGGGAAGCGATGCGCGTGCTGGCCGACGACACCTGCCGCCCGTTCTGCAGGCAGCGCCGCGGGCTGGTGTTGGGCGAAGGCGCCGGCATGGTCGTGCTGGAGGACTTCGAGCACGCGCGTGCGCGTGGCGCGGAGATCCTCGCCGAATTCGCGGGTGCCGGCATGAGCGCCGACGCCGGTGACATCGTGCTGCCGTCCGCCGATGGTGCGGCGCAGGCGATGCGCGCCGCGCTCGCCGATGCGCAGTTGGACGCCGAGGACATCGACTACATCAACGCCCACGGCACCGCGACGCCCGCCAACGATCCGACCGAGACGAAGGCGATCCACAAGGTGTTCGGCGAGCACGCGCAACATCTCGCGGTGTCGTCCACCAAATCCGTGCACGGCCATGCGCTCGGCGCCGCCGGCGCGCTGGAAATTGTCGCGGCGATCGGCGCGCTGCGCGATCAGGTGATTCCGCCCACCGCGAATTTCCTCGATCCCGATCCCGAGTGCGATCTCGATTACGTGCCGAACACCGCGCGCGAAGCACCCGTTCGCGCGGTGCTGTCCAACGCCTTCGCGTTCGGCGGGCTCAACGCCGTGGTGGCGCTGAAGCGCGCGCCCTGA
- a CDS encoding Transcriptional regulator, LysR family, which produces MTLNQLRYLAAIVDSGLNITLAAEHVHATQPGLSRQIKQLEDELGFLLFTRKGRSLTALTQAGEHVLVHARRLLDEAGNIRALAANQRGERKGRLTLLTTHTQARYVLPAAIAATRRAFPAVSIRLQPSDEGEILAQLARGGDELAVISTSGAVPAEGVAVPLFRWRRMVLVPASHRLARRRKPVSLRELSALPLVSYESSRKPESSLRRAFDAAKLPMQLAMTAHDADLIKTYVRAGLGVGILAEMAVTPDDTDLHVLPAPAALPECITWAVLPRGRVLRDFTLRLLRELAPQIDPIDVRRVVAGNAEPAWPAPPAWSNMPRLRSA; this is translated from the coding sequence ATGACCCTCAACCAGCTTCGCTATCTCGCTGCCATCGTCGATTCCGGCCTCAACATCACGCTTGCGGCCGAGCACGTACACGCCACGCAACCCGGTCTGTCGCGCCAGATCAAGCAACTGGAAGACGAACTCGGTTTTCTCCTGTTCACCCGCAAGGGCCGCAGCCTCACCGCGCTGACCCAAGCCGGCGAACACGTGCTGGTGCACGCGCGCCGGCTGCTGGACGAAGCCGGCAACATCCGTGCGCTGGCCGCCAACCAGCGCGGCGAACGCAAGGGCCGCCTGACGCTGCTCACCACCCACACCCAGGCACGCTACGTCCTGCCCGCGGCGATCGCCGCGACGCGGCGCGCGTTTCCGGCGGTCAGCATCCGGCTGCAACCCTCCGACGAGGGCGAGATCCTCGCGCAGCTCGCACGCGGCGGCGATGAGCTGGCCGTGATCAGCACCAGCGGCGCGGTGCCCGCCGAGGGCGTCGCGGTGCCGCTGTTCCGCTGGCGCCGGATGGTGCTGGTGCCGGCGTCGCACCGCCTGGCCCGCCGCCGCAAACCCGTGAGCCTGCGCGAATTGTCCGCGCTGCCGCTGGTGAGCTACGAATCCTCGCGCAAGCCGGAGTCCTCGCTCAGGCGCGCGTTCGATGCCGCGAAACTGCCCATGCAGCTCGCGATGACGGCGCACGACGCGGACCTGATCAAGACCTACGTGCGCGCGGGACTCGGGGTCGGCATCCTCGCGGAGATGGCCGTCACCCCCGACGACACCGACTTGCATGTGTTGCCTGCGCCCGCGGCGTTGCCGGAATGCATCACCTGGGCGGTGCTGCCGCGCGGCCGCGTGCTGCGCGACTTCACGCTGCGGCTGCTGCGCGAACTCGCGCCGCAGATCGATCCGATCGACGTGCGGCGCGTGGTGGCTGGCAATGCGGAACCCGCGTGGCCGGCGCCGCCCGCGTGGTCGAACATGCCGCGCTTGCGATCTGCCTGA
- a CDS encoding Alkyl hydroperoxide reductase subunit C-like protein, giving the protein MSLQLGETAPDFTLDSTQGSLHFSAYARDHWVVLFSHPKDFTPICTTELGAFARRKAEFDRRGARLLGLAVDPVEDHQRWAQDIAEVGGAELNYPILADPDLEVAKLYGMFHPKADPKVTVRSVFFIDPQRTVRTTLTYPPSVGRSVDEILRTLDALQLTDRFPVATPVEWRPGDEVVVSPRLADADAEKQFGKLRKVKPYLRYTEAPAA; this is encoded by the coding sequence ATGAGTTTGCAACTGGGCGAAACCGCCCCCGACTTCACCCTCGATTCCACCCAGGGCTCGCTGCACTTCAGCGCCTACGCACGCGATCATTGGGTCGTGCTGTTCTCGCACCCCAAGGACTTCACGCCGATCTGCACCACCGAGCTGGGTGCGTTCGCGCGCCGCAAGGCCGAGTTCGACCGGCGCGGCGCCAGGCTGCTGGGCCTCGCGGTCGACCCGGTCGAAGACCACCAGCGCTGGGCGCAGGACATCGCCGAGGTCGGCGGCGCCGAACTCAACTACCCGATCCTCGCCGATCCGGACCTCGAAGTCGCCAAGCTGTACGGGATGTTCCATCCCAAGGCCGACCCCAAGGTGACGGTGCGCTCGGTGTTCTTCATCGACCCGCAGCGCACCGTGCGCACCACGCTCACCTATCCGCCCAGCGTCGGCCGCAGCGTCGATGAAATCCTGCGCACGCTGGATGCGTTGCAGCTCACCGATCGCTTCCCGGTCGCGACGCCGGTGGAATGGCGCCCGGGCGACGAGGTGGTAGTGTCGCCCAGGCTCGCCGACGCGGACGCGGAAAAGCAATTCGGCAAGCTGCGCAAGGTCAAGCCGTACCTGCGTTACACCGAGGCGCCCGCGGCATGA
- a CDS encoding Cystathionine beta-synthase, with amino-acid sequence MIHARADFAAAIGRTPLIRLRRASEATGCEILGKAEWLNPGGSIKDRTALGLLADAEKRGLLRPGGAIVEGTAGNTGIGLALLGASRGYRSVIVMPETQSAEKIDALRLTGAEVKLVPAAKFSDPKHYVRVARALADAWNAREPGSAWFANQFDNTANRDFHAATTAAEIWNETDGAVDGFVCAAGTGGTLAGVAAGLKARKKSVRIALSDPAGSALANFVNRGELVADGNSITEGIGSSRITANFEGAQVDTAYSIPDAESVPLLHALLGEEGLCLGGSSGVNLAGAIRLARELGPGNVIVTVLADAGTRYAKKLFNPAFLRGKGIPVPAWLDRSFPAEQARHAA; translated from the coding sequence ATGATCCACGCGCGCGCCGATTTCGCCGCCGCCATCGGGCGCACGCCGCTGATCCGCCTGCGGCGCGCGTCCGAGGCGACCGGCTGCGAAATCCTCGGCAAGGCGGAATGGCTGAACCCGGGCGGTTCGATCAAGGATCGCACCGCCCTGGGCCTGCTCGCCGATGCGGAAAAGCGCGGCCTGCTCCGGCCCGGCGGCGCCATCGTCGAAGGCACCGCAGGCAACACCGGCATCGGCCTCGCGCTGCTCGGCGCCAGCCGCGGTTATCGCAGCGTGATCGTGATGCCGGAAACACAGAGCGCGGAAAAGATCGACGCGCTGCGCCTGACCGGCGCCGAGGTGAAACTCGTGCCCGCGGCGAAGTTCAGCGATCCGAAACACTACGTGCGCGTCGCGCGCGCGCTGGCCGACGCATGGAACGCGCGCGAACCCGGCAGCGCGTGGTTCGCCAACCAGTTCGACAACACCGCCAACCGCGATTTCCACGCCGCGACCACCGCGGCCGAAATCTGGAACGAGACGGACGGCGCGGTGGACGGCTTCGTGTGCGCGGCCGGCACCGGCGGCACGCTCGCCGGCGTCGCGGCCGGGCTGAAGGCGCGCAAGAAAAGCGTGCGGATCGCGCTGTCCGATCCGGCAGGTTCGGCGCTCGCGAATTTCGTCAACCGCGGCGAACTCGTCGCCGACGGCAATTCGATCACCGAAGGCATCGGCTCCAGCCGCATCACCGCCAACTTCGAAGGCGCGCAAGTCGATACCGCGTACAGCATCCCCGACGCCGAATCGGTGCCGCTGCTGCACGCGCTGCTGGGCGAGGAAGGCCTGTGCCTCGGCGGTTCGTCGGGCGTCAACCTCGCCGGCGCGATCCGGCTGGCGCGCGAACTCGGCCCCGGCAACGTGATCGTCACCGTGCTGGCCGACGCCGGCACGCGCTACGCGAAGAAATTGTTCAATCCAGCATTCCTGCGCGGCAAGGGCATTCCGGTGCCGGCGTGGCTGGACCGTTCGTTCCCGGCCGAGCAGGCGCGCCACGCGGCGTGA
- a CDS encoding Acyl carrier protein, with product MSDDVQKTVFAIIAKEAGIDESKVTLDSTLKDLEIPSLDAIQIIFEIEDHFKIQMPDRDPNFDTESVKGLVDTVEKLLAEKAANPPPPAPPASA from the coding sequence ATGAGCGACGATGTCCAGAAAACCGTATTTGCGATCATCGCCAAGGAAGCCGGCATCGACGAGAGCAAGGTCACGCTGGATTCGACCTTGAAGGATCTCGAGATCCCGTCGCTCGATGCGATCCAGATCATTTTCGAGATCGAGGATCACTTCAAGATCCAGATGCCCGATCGCGATCCGAATTTCGACACCGAATCGGTGAAGGGTCTGGTCGACACCGTGGAGAAACTGCTGGCCGAGAAGGCTGCGAATCCGCCGCCGCCCGCACCGCCTGCATCCGCATAA
- a CDS encoding siroheme synthase, whose protein sequence is MDMQPSSGPTAAPLFPLFADLRGRAVLVAGGGAVARRKIESLLEAGAAVTVNAASLEPELREWSDAGRVRWLRGAFQPAWLDGMWLVVAASGDATLDRRVAEAAHARRILVNVVDDAEASSFHVPARVRRGRLQVAISSGGAAPVLARRLRERLETELDESLGALTGLFTRERARIRRRFPQAEERRRFFQSLLDGDVPRLLRTRADAAAQAAFDAALANGASSPRRGSVALVGAGPGDPGLLTLKALRALQEADVILHDRLIGPAILDLARRDAERIDVGKCVGKDHDATQARIHALMLQHARSGRRVVRLQGGDPLLFGRGAEELDFLRAHGIPHEIIPGITAAVASAAAAGIPLTDRRHARSVTLLSPRGGTTLDIAALAAPGQTLAVYMGVGELEALSRVLIANGRSAGTPCVLVENASLPEQRVLRSTLEALPALARAHDVRAPALLIIGEVAAQAPSATHHERCCGITPVARAA, encoded by the coding sequence ATGGACATGCAACCGTCATCCGGACCGACCGCTGCGCCGCTGTTTCCGCTATTCGCGGATCTGCGCGGGCGCGCCGTGCTGGTGGCGGGCGGCGGCGCGGTCGCGCGGCGCAAGATCGAGTCGTTGCTCGAAGCGGGCGCTGCGGTGACGGTGAACGCAGCGTCGCTCGAACCGGAACTGCGGGAATGGAGCGACGCGGGACGCGTGCGCTGGTTGCGCGGCGCGTTCCAGCCGGCGTGGCTGGACGGCATGTGGCTGGTGGTGGCCGCGAGCGGCGATGCGACGCTCGACCGTCGCGTGGCCGAAGCCGCGCACGCACGCCGCATCCTCGTGAACGTGGTTGATGATGCCGAGGCTTCCAGTTTCCACGTTCCTGCGCGGGTCCGGCGCGGACGCTTGCAGGTCGCGATTTCATCGGGCGGCGCCGCGCCGGTGCTGGCGCGGCGCCTGCGCGAACGGCTGGAAACGGAACTGGACGAATCGCTCGGCGCGTTGACCGGACTGTTCACGCGCGAGCGTGCGCGCATTCGCCGGCGCTTCCCGCAAGCGGAAGAGCGCCGGCGCTTTTTCCAAAGCCTGCTGGATGGCGACGTTCCGCGGCTGCTGCGAACACGCGCGGACGCGGCAGCGCAGGCGGCATTCGACGCTGCGCTTGCCAACGGCGCAAGCTCGCCGCGGCGTGGCAGCGTGGCGCTGGTCGGCGCCGGTCCGGGCGACCCGGGCCTGCTCACCCTGAAGGCATTGCGTGCCTTGCAGGAAGCCGACGTGATCCTGCACGACCGCTTGATTGGCCCTGCCATCCTCGACCTCGCGCGCCGCGACGCCGAGCGCATCGATGTCGGCAAGTGCGTGGGCAAGGACCACGACGCGACGCAGGCGCGCATCCATGCGCTGATGCTGCAACACGCCCGTTCGGGACGGCGCGTGGTCCGCCTGCAGGGCGGTGACCCGCTGCTGTTCGGCCGCGGCGCAGAGGAACTGGATTTCCTGCGCGCGCACGGGATTCCGCATGAAATCATCCCGGGCATCACCGCCGCCGTGGCCAGCGCAGCGGCCGCCGGCATTCCCCTGACTGACCGACGTCATGCGCGCAGCGTCACACTGCTGAGTCCGCGTGGCGGCACTACGCTGGACATCGCCGCGTTGGCGGCACCGGGACAGACGCTGGCGGTCTACATGGGCGTGGGCGAACTGGAAGCGTTGTCGCGTGTGCTGATCGCCAACGGCCGCAGCGCCGGCACGCCGTGCGTGCTGGTCGAGAACGCGTCGCTGCCGGAACAGCGCGTGTTGCGAAGCACGCTCGAAGCCTTGCCCGCGCTCGCGCGTGCACACGACGTGCGGGCGCCGGCGCTGCTGATCATCGGCGAAGTCGCCGCACAGGCGCCAAGCGCGACCCATCACGAACGATGTTGCGGCATCACGCCCGTCGCACGGGCTGCATGA